The following proteins are encoded in a genomic region of Acipenser ruthenus chromosome 4, fAciRut3.2 maternal haplotype, whole genome shotgun sequence:
- the LOC117399411 gene encoding cyclin-dependent kinase 5-like: MQKYEKLEKIGEGTYGTVFKAKNRETHEIVALKRVRLDDDDEGVPSSALREICLLKELKHKNIVRLHDVLHSEKKLTLVFEYCDQDLKKYFDSCNGDLDPEIVKSFMYQLLKGLAFCHSRNVLHRDLKPQNLLINRNGELKLADFGLARAFGIPVRCYSAEVVTLWYRPPDVLFGAKLYSTSIDMWSAGCIFAELANAGRPLFPGNDVDDQLKRIFRLLGTPTEEQWPTMTKLPDYKPYPMYPATTSLVNVVPKLSATGRDLLQNLLKCNPVQRISAEDALQHPYFADFCPP, translated from the exons atgcagaaatatgAGAAACTGGAGAAGATCGGTGAAG GTACCTACGGAACAGTCTTCAAAGCCAAAAACAGAGAGACCCATGAAATTGTAGCCCTCAAAAGAGTTCGTCTAGACGATGATGATGAG GGAGTACCAAGCTCTGCACTGCGAGAAATCTGTCTTTTGAAAGaactaaaacataaaaatatagttag ATTGCATGATGTACTCCACAGTGAAAAGAAGTTAACCTTAGTGTTTGAATACTGTGATCAG GATTTGAAGAAATATTTTGATAGCTGCAATGGTGACCTAGACCCTGAAATAGTAAAG TCCTTCATGTACCAGTTGCTAAAAGGTTTGGCTTTTTGTCATAGCCGGAATGTGCTGCATAGAGACCTCAAGCCTCAGAATCTTCTTATTAACAGG AATGGCGAGCTCAAACTAGCTGATTTTGGATTGGCTCGTGCGTTTGGAATACCTGTCCGATGTTACTCAGCTGAG GTTGTCACATTATGGTACAGGCCTCCAGATGTGCTGTTTGGTGCTAAACTGTATTCCACCTCGATTGATATGTGGTCAGCGGGGTGTATATTTGCAG AGTTAGCTAATGCTGGAAGGCCGTTGTTTCCAGGAAATGATGTGGACGATCAGCTGAAGAGGATTTTCAG ATTGTTGGGGACACCAACTGAGGAGCAGTGGCCCACCATGACCAAACTTCCAGATTACAAG CCCTACCCCATGTATCCAGCAACAACCTCACTGGTGAATGTTGTTCCGAAACTGAGTGCGACAGGACGGGATCTGCTACAG AATCTACTGAAATGTAACCCAGTCCAGCGGATCTCAGCAGAGGATGCCTTGCAGCACCCATACTTCGCAGATTTTTGTCCTCCATAA